A region from the Candidatus Binatia bacterium genome encodes:
- a CDS encoding DUF3500 domain-containing protein, translating to MTAAAIAVRESLSVDDLESATYAFDDDERYDLRLAPLLLEGLTLRDMGEESSAKVGDLVEASLGPVGRKKADDIRGLEDEVVRMEEKDVWYMALFASLAGIRGTDLYYLSLYGDPSGEDPWGYRFDGHHLSLNFTVVDGAVSPTPLFFGGQPREVPPGGIGPAGLRVLAKEEDTARALYLSLDAQQRERATLPLELDRDLFVGGGERVDPNLPPVGIPGDALTPDQKRLLNALLEAYFENVSTRIASSERARIDAAGRESLHFAWAGSTTPGEEIYYRLQGPTLLIEFDNTVDDARHIHVLWRDPTGDFGADLLRQHHEAAHTIEPAKE from the coding sequence ATGACGGCTGCGGCGATTGCCGTCCGGGAGTCCCTCTCGGTAGACGATCTCGAATCAGCGACTTACGCGTTCGACGACGACGAGCGGTACGATCTGCGCCTCGCCCCGTTGTTGCTCGAGGGGCTCACGTTGCGCGACATGGGGGAGGAGTCGTCTGCGAAGGTCGGTGACCTCGTGGAGGCGTCCCTCGGCCCGGTCGGTCGCAAGAAGGCCGACGACATCCGTGGACTCGAAGACGAGGTCGTTCGAATGGAGGAGAAGGACGTCTGGTATATGGCCCTGTTCGCGAGCCTGGCCGGGATCCGCGGCACCGATCTCTACTACCTCTCGTTGTACGGCGATCCTTCCGGCGAAGATCCTTGGGGATATCGCTTCGACGGTCACCATCTCTCGTTGAACTTCACTGTCGTCGATGGCGCGGTCTCACCGACGCCGCTCTTCTTCGGCGGACAGCCGAGAGAGGTTCCGCCCGGTGGAATAGGGCCCGCCGGACTTCGGGTTCTCGCGAAGGAAGAAGATACGGCGCGGGCTCTCTATCTCTCTCTAGACGCCCAGCAACGGGAACGCGCAACTCTCCCCCTTGAGCTCGATCGCGATCTCTTCGTCGGGGGCGGGGAGCGGGTCGATCCGAACCTTCCGCCGGTCGGCATTCCCGGAGACGCTTTGACTCCCGATCAGAAGCGGCTCCTGAACGCACTCCTCGAGGCGTATTTCGAGAACGTGTCGACCCGGATCGCGTCGAGCGAGAGGGCGCGCATCGATGCCGCGGGTCGGGAGTCCCTTCATTTCGCTTGGGCGGGTTCCACTACGCCGGGCGAGGAGATCTACTATCGACTGCAGGGCCCGACCCTGCTGATCGAGTTCGACAACACCGTCGATGATGCGAGGCACATTCACGTACTCTGGCGTGATCCGACTGGTGATTTTGGGGCAGATCTATTACGCCAGCACCACGAAGCGGCACACACCATCGAACCGGCGAAGGAGTAG
- a CDS encoding DUF427 domain-containing protein — MPRGESLYEQYPDYRVDLEPNEERVRVRLGDQEIADSRRTLLVKETKHPPVVYFPREDVRMDLLDRTTHETFCPFKGHAAYWTIRVGDQLDENAVWTYEDPFKEVEGLKDYVSFYVGRGELVQKTDAS; from the coding sequence ATGCCTAGAGGTGAATCACTTTACGAGCAGTATCCGGATTATCGCGTCGACCTGGAGCCGAATGAAGAGCGAGTGCGAGTGCGCCTCGGAGATCAAGAGATCGCCGACAGTCGCCGAACGCTTCTGGTGAAGGAGACGAAGCATCCCCCGGTGGTCTACTTCCCCCGGGAGGACGTCCGGATGGATCTCCTCGATCGGACGACGCACGAGACGTTCTGCCCGTTCAAGGGGCACGCCGCATACTGGACGATCCGCGTCGGCGATCAGCTCGATGAGAATGCGGTCTGGACGTACGAAGACCCGTTCAAGGAAGTCGAAGGGTTGAAAGACTACGTTTCGTTCTACGTCGGTCGCGGAGAGCTCGTTCAGAAGACCGACGCCTCGTGA
- a CDS encoding AarF/UbiB family protein, which yields MRTSTRSDLKNASWLYPMLGAIYRALETGPIVDELRDRILEELDSECEASTQRAFAELYADHPFLHVPSVHDRHSTGRVLTTDYAPGHDFERLASHPSGPFAG from the coding sequence TTGCGGACATCGACCCGCAGCGACCTGAAGAACGCGTCGTGGCTCTATCCGATGCTCGGCGCGATCTACCGCGCGCTGGAGACCGGTCCGATCGTGGACGAGTTGCGCGACCGGATCCTGGAAGAGCTCGACTCCGAGTGTGAGGCGAGCACTCAGCGCGCATTCGCCGAACTGTACGCGGACCATCCCTTCCTCCATGTGCCGTCCGTCCACGATCGCCATAGTACCGGTCGCGTTCTCACGACCGACTACGCGCCGGGCCACGACTTCGAGCGGCTCGCCTCGCATCCCTCCGGGCCGTTTGCGGGCTGA
- a CDS encoding MaoC family dehydratase: protein MAATIFETPAKLLESVGNELGASDWLEIEQKRIDLFADATGDHQWIHVDPERAKDGPFGSTIAHGYLTMSLVNLFLPQILEVRNVSMGVNYGADRLRFPAPVPVGSRVRGRGQLVEAEEVKGGAVQAKVRVTVEIEGGDRPACVVDTISRFVPA, encoded by the coding sequence ATGGCAGCGACGATCTTCGAGACTCCGGCCAAGCTGCTGGAGTCGGTGGGCAACGAGCTCGGAGCGAGCGATTGGCTCGAGATCGAGCAGAAGCGCATCGATCTCTTTGCGGACGCCACGGGTGACCACCAGTGGATTCACGTCGACCCGGAGCGCGCGAAGGATGGGCCGTTCGGATCGACGATCGCGCACGGCTATCTCACGATGTCGCTGGTGAACCTCTTCCTGCCGCAGATCCTCGAGGTTCGGAACGTCTCGATGGGCGTGAACTACGGTGCCGACAGGCTGCGCTTTCCGGCGCCGGTTCCCGTGGGCTCGCGCGTGCGCGGTCGCGGTCAGCTCGTCGAGGCCGAAGAGGTCAAAGGCGGTGCGGTCCAGGCGAAGGTCCGCGTGACGGTCGAGATCGAAGGCGGTGATCGCCCCGCCTGCGTCGTGGATACGATCAGCCGCTTCGTTCCCGCCTGA
- a CDS encoding SDR family oxidoreductase yields MSLTIDLTGRVVLVTGGGKGVGRGITDRFLEAGAEVVICGRSAPDDLPAAGGRTAVFLEADVRDVEQIDAVVTATTDRFGRLDTLVNNAGGAPFVDAATVSPRFTEKIIALNLLAPINFAQRANAVMQNQDDGGSIVNIASVSGQRPSPGTTAYGAAKAGLLSATQSLAVEWAPKVRLNAIAAGLVRTEQAHLHYGDDEGIARVSATVPLGRMAIPTDVGDACVFLASPMASYVSGASLQLHGGGEPPPFLDAAKNTSGG; encoded by the coding sequence GTGTCACTGACGATCGATCTGACCGGCCGCGTGGTTCTCGTCACCGGCGGCGGCAAGGGCGTAGGACGAGGGATCACCGACCGATTCCTCGAGGCGGGGGCCGAGGTCGTGATCTGCGGTCGGAGTGCCCCGGACGATCTGCCTGCGGCGGGCGGTCGCACCGCGGTCTTCTTAGAGGCGGATGTGCGCGACGTCGAACAGATCGACGCCGTGGTGACCGCGACCACGGATCGTTTCGGTCGCCTCGACACGCTGGTGAACAATGCGGGCGGCGCACCGTTCGTGGATGCCGCGACGGTTTCTCCGAGGTTCACCGAGAAAATCATCGCTCTTAACCTGTTGGCCCCGATTAACTTCGCCCAGCGCGCCAACGCCGTGATGCAAAACCAGGACGATGGCGGTTCGATCGTGAACATCGCTAGCGTGAGCGGACAACGGCCGTCGCCTGGCACGACGGCGTACGGAGCGGCGAAGGCGGGTCTGCTGAGCGCGACGCAGTCCCTCGCGGTCGAGTGGGCCCCCAAGGTGCGTCTGAACGCGATCGCCGCGGGCTTGGTGCGCACAGAGCAGGCGCATCTCCACTACGGTGACGATGAGGGCATCGCGCGGGTCAGCGCGACGGTGCCGCTGGGGCGGATGGCGATCCCGACGGACGTTGGGGATGCTTGCGTCTTTCTCGCGTCTCCGATGGCCAGTTACGTGAGTGGCGCGAGTCTACAGCTGCATGGCGGGGGGGAACCACCGCCGTTCCTGGATGCGGCGAAGAACACCAGTGGAGGCTGA
- a CDS encoding acyl-CoA/acyl-ACP dehydrogenase, which yields MNLSFNEEQEALRDSARSFLAENSSSEKIRQAMESESGYDPDLWRRIGAELGWSAVVIPEEYGGLGLGPIELVALMEEMGAALLCSPFFSSICLAGGAILGGGSEAQKEEILPGIASGETIATVAYTEAGGRWDAAGIEATVRGDGSDFILTGLKTFVPDGASAGLLVVAARRDGTTGEDGVSLFLVPADTQGVEVRALPTVDQTRHQAEITLRDVRLPASSLLGAEGAGWPILSSAIDGALVALAAEQLGGAQRCLDLTVAYAKERAQFGRPIGSFQAVKHKCADMLVLIESARSAVYYAAAAQAEGDPEVPTLASLAKAYCSDAYFRCAADSIQIHGGVGFTWEYDVHLYFKRAKSSETLLGDAPFHRERIARNIGL from the coding sequence ATGAATCTATCCTTCAACGAGGAGCAGGAGGCCCTGCGCGACTCTGCGCGGAGCTTCCTCGCAGAGAACTCCTCCTCTGAGAAGATCCGGCAGGCGATGGAGTCCGAGTCGGGCTACGACCCGGATCTCTGGCGGCGCATTGGCGCGGAACTCGGCTGGTCTGCCGTCGTGATCCCGGAGGAGTACGGCGGTCTCGGATTGGGGCCGATCGAGCTCGTCGCTCTGATGGAGGAGATGGGCGCGGCGCTGCTGTGCTCGCCGTTCTTCTCGAGCATCTGCCTCGCCGGTGGCGCGATTCTCGGTGGCGGCAGCGAGGCGCAGAAGGAAGAGATCCTTCCCGGTATCGCGTCGGGCGAAACGATCGCGACGGTCGCGTACACCGAGGCCGGCGGACGGTGGGATGCGGCGGGCATCGAAGCGACCGTGCGGGGCGACGGTAGCGACTTCATTCTGACCGGGCTCAAGACGTTCGTTCCCGACGGCGCGAGTGCGGGCCTGTTGGTCGTTGCCGCACGCCGCGACGGCACCACCGGCGAAGACGGCGTGAGCCTTTTCCTCGTGCCTGCCGACACGCAAGGCGTCGAGGTCCGTGCCCTGCCGACGGTCGACCAGACCCGGCATCAGGCGGAGATCACACTTCGGGATGTACGCCTTCCGGCATCGAGTCTCCTCGGAGCAGAGGGTGCAGGTTGGCCGATCCTGTCCTCCGCGATCGACGGGGCGCTCGTCGCTCTTGCGGCGGAGCAGCTGGGCGGCGCGCAGCGCTGTCTGGACCTAACGGTGGCGTACGCGAAGGAGCGGGCTCAGTTCGGTCGCCCGATCGGCTCGTTCCAGGCGGTCAAGCACAAGTGCGCGGACATGCTGGTGCTCATCGAGTCGGCGCGTTCGGCAGTCTACTACGCCGCTGCGGCGCAGGCCGAGGGCGATCCGGAAGTGCCGACGCTCGCCTCGCTCGCCAAGGCCTACTGCTCGGACGCCTACTTCCGCTGCGCAGCGGACAGCATTCAGATTCACGGTGGCGTCGGTTTCACGTGGGAGTACGACGTGCACCTCTACTTCAAGCGGGCCAAATCGAGTGAGACGCTTCTGGGCGACGCGCCGTTTCATCGCGAACGCATCGCACGCAACATCGGCCTCTGA
- a CDS encoding SDR family oxidoreductase, translating into MGGICDGRVVIVTGAGRGLGRAHALEFARQGANVIVNDLGAEIDGTGGSEGPAHEVAEEIRKLGGQAAINGDDVGDWEGGARLVQTAIDAFGRLDVVVNNAGFLRDRMFVNAAEDEWDAVIRVHLKGHFCTTRHACKYWRDQVKAGEKVDARIINTSSGAGLQGSIAQATYSAAKGGIASLTLVQAAELRRYGITSNAIAPSARTRMTEEAFSDMMAKPDSGFDSMAPENVSPLVAWLGSTESAEVTGRVFEVQGGQINVSDGWRTGPGVDKGARWDPAEIGPVVRKLLDEAPEPQKVYGT; encoded by the coding sequence ATGGGTGGGATCTGCGACGGAAGAGTCGTCATCGTAACGGGCGCGGGCCGTGGCCTCGGGCGCGCGCACGCGCTGGAGTTCGCTCGCCAGGGTGCGAACGTGATCGTGAACGACCTGGGCGCCGAGATCGACGGCACGGGTGGTTCGGAAGGACCGGCGCACGAGGTTGCGGAGGAAATCCGGAAGCTCGGCGGCCAGGCCGCGATCAACGGCGATGATGTTGGCGACTGGGAAGGCGGTGCGCGCCTGGTCCAGACTGCGATCGACGCGTTCGGGCGTCTCGACGTCGTGGTGAACAACGCCGGCTTCCTGCGGGACCGTATGTTCGTGAACGCGGCCGAGGACGAGTGGGACGCTGTCATTCGGGTCCACTTGAAGGGCCACTTCTGCACGACCCGTCACGCCTGCAAGTACTGGCGCGATCAGGTGAAGGCCGGCGAGAAGGTCGACGCGCGGATCATCAACACGAGCTCCGGCGCCGGTCTGCAGGGGAGCATCGCGCAGGCGACGTATTCGGCCGCCAAGGGCGGCATTGCTTCGCTCACGTTGGTGCAGGCGGCGGAGCTTCGTCGGTACGGCATCACCTCGAACGCTATCGCACCGTCGGCTCGCACGCGGATGACCGAGGAAGCCTTCTCGGACATGATGGCCAAGCCTGACAGCGGCTTCGACTCGATGGCGCCCGAGAACGTTTCTCCTCTCGTCGCTTGGCTCGGCAGCACCGAGTCCGCTGAAGTCACCGGCCGTGTCTTCGAGGTGCAGGGCGGTCAGATCAACGTCTCCGACGGATGGCGTACCGGCCCCGGTGTCGACAAAGGCGCCCGGTGGGATCCCGCCGAGATCGGCCCCGTCGTGCGCAAGTTGCTGGACGAAGCCCCGGAACCGCAGAAGGTCTACGGGACCTGA
- a CDS encoding acetyl-CoA C-acetyltransferase: MPEAYIIDALRSPTGRKKGKLAGMHPADLGAHSLKALVERTGIDPHIVEDVVFGCVDTIGPQAGDIARTCWLAAGLPDEVPGTTIDRQCGSSQQAVHFAAQAVMSGTSDVVVAGGVQSMNMIPISSAMTCAEPLGFTDPFSSSKGWVERYGTQEVSQFRSAEMIAEKWDISRRDMEEFALQSNERAWGAIKGGRFEKEIVPIGDLLVDETPRETNLDKMATLPTLQEGGRITAAVASQISDASAAILVASEAAVKKYGLKPRARIHHLSVRGADPVWMLTAPIPATAYALGKTGMKIEDMDLVEINEAFASVVLAWQKETGADLDKVNVNGGAIALGHPLGATGAKLMTTLLHELERTGGRYGLQTMCEGGGQANVTIIERLD, from the coding sequence ATGCCTGAAGCGTACATCATCGATGCCCTGCGGAGCCCGACCGGCCGCAAGAAGGGCAAGCTCGCCGGCATGCACCCGGCGGATCTCGGCGCCCACTCGCTGAAGGCGCTCGTCGAGCGCACGGGCATCGACCCGCACATCGTCGAAGATGTCGTCTTCGGCTGCGTCGACACGATCGGCCCGCAGGCCGGTGACATCGCGCGCACCTGCTGGCTCGCGGCCGGGCTCCCGGACGAAGTGCCGGGTACCACGATCGACCGGCAGTGCGGGTCGTCGCAGCAGGCCGTGCACTTCGCGGCGCAGGCGGTGATGAGCGGCACGAGCGACGTGGTCGTCGCGGGCGGCGTTCAGAGCATGAACATGATCCCGATCTCGTCGGCGATGACGTGCGCGGAGCCCCTGGGCTTCACGGATCCGTTCTCGTCGTCCAAGGGCTGGGTCGAGCGCTACGGCACGCAAGAGGTCTCGCAGTTCCGATCGGCGGAGATGATCGCCGAGAAATGGGACATCTCCCGTCGGGACATGGAAGAGTTCGCGCTGCAGTCCAACGAGCGCGCCTGGGGCGCGATCAAGGGCGGCCGCTTCGAGAAGGAGATCGTTCCGATCGGAGACCTTCTCGTCGACGAGACGCCGCGCGAGACGAATCTGGACAAGATGGCGACGCTCCCGACCCTGCAAGAGGGCGGACGCATCACGGCAGCGGTCGCCAGCCAGATCTCCGACGCATCGGCAGCGATCCTCGTCGCCTCTGAGGCGGCGGTGAAGAAGTACGGCCTGAAGCCCCGCGCGCGAATCCACCACTTGAGCGTCCGCGGCGCGGATCCCGTGTGGATGTTGACCGCGCCCATCCCGGCGACGGCCTATGCTCTGGGGAAGACGGGCATGAAGATCGAGGACATGGACCTCGTCGAGATCAATGAGGCCTTCGCGTCGGTCGTCCTCGCATGGCAGAAGGAGACCGGTGCCGACTTGGACAAGGTGAACGTGAACGGTGGTGCCATCGCTCTCGGACACCCGCTCGGCGCGACGGGCGCCAAGCTCATGACGACGCTGCTGCACGAGCTCGAGCGCACGGGTGGCCGATACGGCCTCCAGACGATGTGCGAGGGCGGCGGGCAGGCGAACGTCACCATCATCGAGCGGCTCGACTGA
- a CDS encoding lipid-transfer protein: protein MIMAKEVAILGAAMHPFGKWGRNFVEYGVQAANDALDDAGLAWKDIQLIAGGETVRNGYPGFVSGASFAQALGWTGVPVVSSYGACASGTQALATARAHILAGMCDVALVVGADAAPKGFFGPTGGDRKDDPDWLRFHLLGATNPIYFGLYARRRMDLYGATQSDFAKVKVKNSRHGLHNKNARYRKEVTEEAIQNSALVSDPLRLLDICATSDGGAAVVICSMEYARKHTTDPVKIKAISTVTPQYPNDVIEMPNFATDSAHTVGVPETPFRDSIATNAYEQASMGPEDMSMAEVYDLSTALELDWYENIGLCKPGEAEKLLNDGETTIGGRVPVNPSGGLGCFGEAVPAQAIAQVCELTWQIRGQAEGRQVENAKAGITANQGLFGHGSSVIVSK, encoded by the coding sequence CTGATCATGGCCAAGGAAGTCGCCATTCTGGGAGCGGCCATGCACCCGTTCGGGAAGTGGGGCCGCAACTTCGTGGAGTACGGCGTTCAGGCCGCCAACGATGCCCTCGACGACGCAGGTCTCGCGTGGAAGGACATCCAACTCATCGCCGGCGGTGAGACGGTGCGGAACGGTTACCCGGGCTTCGTGTCCGGCGCTTCGTTTGCGCAGGCCCTCGGCTGGACAGGTGTTCCCGTCGTGAGCTCCTACGGTGCGTGCGCGAGTGGCACGCAGGCTCTCGCGACGGCCCGCGCACACATCCTCGCCGGAATGTGCGACGTCGCTCTCGTCGTCGGCGCCGATGCCGCGCCGAAGGGCTTCTTCGGCCCAACCGGCGGTGACCGGAAGGACGACCCGGACTGGCTCCGGTTCCACCTGCTCGGTGCGACGAACCCGATCTACTTCGGCCTCTACGCTCGTCGCCGCATGGATCTCTACGGTGCGACCCAGAGCGACTTCGCCAAAGTGAAGGTGAAGAATTCGCGCCATGGTCTGCACAACAAGAACGCGCGCTACCGGAAGGAAGTCACCGAGGAGGCGATCCAGAACTCCGCGCTCGTCTCCGACCCCCTTCGTCTTCTCGACATCTGCGCGACGAGCGATGGCGGGGCGGCGGTCGTGATCTGCAGCATGGAGTACGCCCGCAAGCACACGACGGACCCGGTGAAGATCAAGGCCATCTCCACCGTTACGCCGCAGTACCCGAACGACGTGATCGAGATGCCGAACTTCGCGACCGATTCGGCGCACACCGTCGGCGTTCCCGAGACGCCTTTCCGGGATTCGATCGCGACCAACGCGTACGAACAGGCCAGCATGGGGCCTGAGGACATGAGCATGGCCGAGGTCTACGATCTCTCGACCGCTCTCGAACTCGATTGGTACGAGAACATCGGTCTCTGCAAGCCCGGCGAAGCCGAGAAGCTGTTGAACGATGGCGAGACCACGATCGGCGGCCGTGTGCCGGTCAATCCGAGCGGTGGGCTGGGCTGCTTCGGTGAAGCCGTTCCGGCGCAGGCGATCGCTCAGGTCTGTGAACTCACCTGGCAGATTCGAGGTCAGGCCGAGGGCCGTCAGGTCGAGAACGCGAAAGCCGGAATCACCGCCAACCAGGGCCTGTTCGGACACGGGTCGTCCGTCATCGTTTCCAAGTAA
- a CDS encoding OB-fold domain-containing protein — MSNQKNRVPAVDGWFIADGEAALLGSQCNDCKSYFFPKETFFCRNPGCRGSEFTEVPLSQRGKLWSYTNNCYPPPKPYVAADPFVPYIIAAVELDQEKMVVLGQVVADVEIADLKVGMEMQLVLDQLYEDDDNEYIIWKWKPVTEGN; from the coding sequence ATGAGCAACCAGAAGAACCGGGTTCCGGCCGTCGACGGCTGGTTCATCGCCGACGGCGAAGCCGCCCTGTTGGGCAGCCAGTGCAACGACTGCAAGAGCTACTTCTTCCCGAAGGAGACATTCTTCTGTCGGAACCCCGGCTGTAGGGGCTCCGAGTTCACGGAGGTCCCGCTCAGCCAGCGTGGCAAGCTCTGGTCCTACACGAACAACTGCTACCCGCCGCCGAAGCCCTACGTCGCTGCGGACCCGTTCGTGCCGTACATCATCGCCGCGGTCGAACTCGACCAGGAGAAGATGGTCGTTCTGGGTCAGGTCGTCGCCGATGTCGAAATCGCCGACCTGAAGGTTGGGATGGAGATGCAGCTCGTCCTCGACCAGCTCTACGAGGACGACGACAACGAGTACATCATCTGGAAGTGGAAACCCGTGACGGAGGGGAACTGA